The genomic interval ATTCTTTGCAAGAATCTCAACAATCCGCTTATACAAATCATCTTCGTTCGCAATTTGCTTTTACAATTCCATTTTCAATAGATTTCGCTGTCCAATTAAATAATCACATAAGTCCAATCTTTGCCGTTTTTCCGCTTCACTTACATTTGACTACAATAATTGAAGACTCGTACTTTCGCCCTGAATCATAAACGATGATTCAAATAAAAATTGCCATCTTTTTAGGTCAACAAAAACGGTTTACAACAACTTATCCTTGGCACATAAAATTCATGATAATTTGTAAAAACTTGAAATCTAGTTCATTCATGTTCAAAGATGTTCATTAGCTTTGCAGAAATTCTTCCTCATAGGGTCACATTTTATAATTTAATCCATTACTTTTGAAATCAAAATTAGCTTCCATCTTTAGCCTAAATTGCCCAGCTTGTAGAACAGGAGACTTGTTTCCAAATAAAAGTTTATTTTTTGATTTTAGCTTTAAAATGCACACCCGGTGCCTGCATTGCAATGAATCCTTTGTAAGGGAACCTGGATTTTATTACGGTGCAATGTTTATTTCTTATATTTTTTCTGCTTTTTTTAGTTTGCTATTTGCAGGTATATTGATCATTGGCTTGAAGATCGACTGGCACTATGCTTTGTTCCTATTAACCCTGGTGCTTATACTTAGCTTTGCATATTTATTTAAGGTATCCAGATCTATATGGATCCACTTATTTGTACCGTTTAAACACAAACCATCAAAAGCTAAGGAAGAGGTGCTTGAATAAATTGTTGCATATAGTTTAAGTCACCTGGTTTGTTTAATTTCTAAACTTTTAAAACTTATTTGATTGCGCTACTCAAGTCTATATCCGAATTTAAAAGATTGCTAGTCTTCATTAAAATTATGCATAATATTCAAATCAAAAATACAGTATTATATTATTTTAACTGATTCCTTACCAACTACTTCCACCACCTCCGCCAAATCCTCCGCCAGAAAATGATCCGCCGCCGCCTCCACTGCTGCCAAAGGATCCACTGGATGATGGTTGACTTGACATTACAGTCCTCATTTCGCTTAGCGAAGAGGTCATGCTTTCGTTAAAAGCAGACATATTAAATCCATGCATCGTATTATAAAACGGAACATTTGAAACATACCATTGCGGTGGTTCTATAGCAAGGCCATTAAATTTACCACACCATTCATCAACGCAATTAAATGCTACAGCATAGGGTAAAGTCTTATCAAAATAACTGGGATCTTCTTTTGTTAAAAATTCAAGTTTTGATTTTTCGGCTAGCCGTATAAATTTTCGGAAGCCTTTGATCTCCTTAAATGATTCATCGCCACTTTCAGATCTCTTCAACAATAAATAGGCAAATAAAACTAATATGATAGCTAAAAGGATAGAAATTGCAAGAAATAGAAAACGACCTGAAAAAAAACAATAAACCCCATTCAAAACAGCTGTAAGAATTATCAACCAAATGGAATTCCAATAGATCTGAACTGATTTTTTTGTAAAATAATCAGAATTCATGACTGCATCATTGATGGCACTTAATGTACTAATAAGGGTTGTATAGAAAGTGTCTTTTAACAAACTTAACTTCACACGATCTCCACATTCAAAAAGTCCGTTAAAGAATATTTTTTGGTGTGCAGGTGCATCTGATGACAATTCTTTTAATTTTATAAAAGTCATTTCATCACTTGAAAAAAGTCCTTTTTTTTGCTCATGTTCAATTTTTAAATATCCTAAGGATCCAAAATATGGAATGAGTGATAAGGCGTCCCGTTGATTTGATTTAATGTCTATTGCAAAACCAGCTAAAGCAGAATCCATATTTTTTGGCGGTAAATAAGCAACCATATCTGCTAATCTTGTGTCTTTTCCATGTTTCCACCAAGCATAAAAAAAACTAAACAACATTAAAATTGGAAGGATTAAAAACTTGAAATGATAGAACCATATTTTATAAAATGGATAGCTCGCAATGACACCTTCTGGTATTAAAACGGAAATGGTCATTCCACTTCTATTGCCTAATGGGATTAAAGACTCGCCTTCAATAATATTATTTTGGAAATTAGATCGTACATCAGTACTTGTAGATCCATATGCACCCGTTTTAATATTGAAACTTTGCGCATCCAGTCGTACCTCTTTCGGTAATGTTAGTTTAAAACCAGCATGTAGAATTTCTTCATCCCAAAAATCTCCAATCAGATTCCAATATAATTCAGTTTTGCCATTTTTAGTAAGCAATGCATTTTGAATTAAATAAGAAATTTCATAGGTCTGATCACCATTTACGAATATTTTCTTATCACCTATTTTAATCTTAATGCCATTTTGTGAATATTGACTGTTAAATTTATAATCTTTAACCTGAATATCCTTTATAAAAACTTCATGATTAAAATAATCATCCAAGAACTCTCCGGAATCGTCAGATTTTATTTTGTAAATTAATGGAATTTCTCTTATCAAGCCATGCCTTTCGGAATTGAAATATACTTGAATGAGTTCTGTGACCGCTAAATCCCCATTCTTATCCAACTTCAAATCGACAAAATAATCTTTGATATAAAAGAAATCCTGACTTAACAGAATGTTGCAAAACAACAGAAAGCCTGTAAAAAGGCTAGTTTTTTTTATCATGCTGAGCTTACACCGAATTAAAATTGAACAGTCACATTTTGCCGACTTTGCTCGTCTGTTTCAAAGAAATCAAACGTTAGAAAACCAAAACTACGGGCAAGTAAAACCCCAGGAAATCCTTCTACCTTATTATTGTTTTCGCGAACGGTCGCATTATAATATCGACGACTATTTTCTAGATTTGTTTCAATTTCATTAAGATTTCCTTGTAATTGAAGGAAATTCGTGTTAGCTTTTAAATCTGGATAACTCTCTGCTAAAGCAAATACTTGTCTTAAACTTGCGGTTAAAGTTTGATCTGCAGCAATCTGACCGTTGATATCTCCTTTTGGTACACTTAAGGCTGCATTTCTAGCAGCGATCACTCTTTCAAATGTTCCCGTTTCATGGGCTGCATAACCTTTTACTGTATTTACCAGATTTGGTATCAAATCATAACGCTTCTTTAAAGCTACATCAATGTTGCTCCAGGCATCCATTACAGCATTTTTAGCACTGACAAGTCCATTGTAAAGAAAAATGGCAATGAATACTAAAACTCCTAAAACGATAAGCATAATCATGGTTAAATTCTATTTTTGTTTATTAAGAATGTAAATATAAATGTAAAATTGACTTAAAAAGTTCCAAAATTATTATTACAACGCATTTATATTTAAAAACTTAATTTAAAGGCCTGTAATCCATTTATGAATCAAAACTCCATTTTAAGATTTAATCTAAAATTAATACCTTCTTCCGCTGCAAAATAACGAAGGCGGTTTAAATAATCTCTGTAATTCCTATTAAGTAAATTTTCCACTTGAGCATTTATTTTAAATTTTTTAGAAAATAATTTTATTTCAGTTTCAATCGATGGACTGATTAAGAAATAGGCTGGTGGGGCGATTAATAACTCTTGGTTCGTTTCTAAATTTAATTGTTCAAATACATATTTACCTTGCATTTCAAATTTGACATTTTTAAAACGGCCAATCGATTTTAGATGATAGAACAAAGAAGATCCGAATTGATTGGGGGGCATATAAACGAGCCCGCGGTGATTTTTAAAATCATAACCATTCAAATAAGAATATTGGATGACCCATTGTAATTTGGAATTAAATTCAATTCGAAATAAAGCATCAAGACCATAAATTCTGGCATCCGTTTGTTTATATAAAAATAGTGGGAAGGCTCCTCTGATCGTTAACCTAAATTCTTTTTGAGGTTCTAAATATATGAAATCCCGGATAGCCTGATAATAAGTGCTTAGCTCCATGTTGAAAAAGCTTCCTAAAGAGATTGTATTTGTTAAAATTAATTTTAATGCATGTTCATTCTTTAATTCTTTATTCCCTTCTTCAATGCCAGCAACAGCTTGATGGAGTCCATAACTGTAAAGTTCATTTACCTCTGGAGAACGTTGGGTAATTCCACCATTAAATCGGATATTCCAGAAATTATGAGCATTATATTTTATGCCTCCGGCAAGTGAAAAATGTTTGAACAAATGATTGGCATTTTGAATTGTTTTTACACCACTTGTGCTATAATAATCAACATTTAATTGACTTAGGTCGTAACGACTTCCTAGTTCAAGCGATGTATTTTCAAAATGATATTTCCAATTCATGAAGACACCTTCATTATGCAATAGATAATCTGGTATTAATGGAAAAATACCAGTGCCTGGTTGGTTTCGATTATAAGTAAATTTGTATTGGATTCCGTAATTGATTTCCTGTTGATTTAAGTTAATTCTGCTTTTATACTCAGTAACATACGATTGCAATAATAAATCTAAAGATGGAATATCAGAGCGGGAACCGCGGCGCACATCAAATTCTTTTCGGTGATTAAGCTGGGCTGCATAAACGATTTCATGAAACTGATTTTTACGAGTCCATTGATGATTCAATTTTAACAAATGATGTGTTACAGATTGTCTTGGAGATTCAATTCGATAGGAAAAATGATCTTTTGTAAAGTAAGGTATTTGCGCTCCTATAGCGGACTGTAGATCTGTTAAATTCCCAATATGGGATCCTCTAAGAATACCTGGTTCAGAATGAAAGAGACTATAATATATATGGTGTTGAAATTTACCGGGCTTGTCTTTATTCCATTCTATCGAGCTGCTATATTCCTTCATACCAGTGTTTGTTAAATAGTATTCAGGAGATTTATGATCACCACTTCGCTTAATTCCTGCAGTCAATCGCCAATCAAAAACTGGTGTAGATTGTTCCACTTTGGAAGCCAAATAAATCTGGTTGCCATTTGTTTGATAATTAACCTGGGTACTACCATGAAAGTGTGGATCTTTATCAATGGGTCCAGGTTCCATCAATATCAAACCACCTAAACTATTTCCACCGTAAGCAATAACATCTACCCCTTTAATAACTGTAATTTGTTGCGCTATGAAAGGATCAATTTCAGGCGCATGGTCAGATCCCCATTGCTGACCTGCTTGAACGATTCCATTATTTAAAATGCTAACCCGATTTCCGGTAAGCCCATGGATAACTGGTTTCGCAATACCAGACCCATTTTTAATTGAATATACTCCGGGAATTATTTCGAGAATAGATGCCAAAGGTTTGCCAGCTTCTTTATTCAATTCATTTGACTTAATTGTATTTTGGGTAGCCGATTCTGATCGGTTTCTATTACTTTTTACAGTCACACTTTGCAGAAAATGTGCGTGATGCTCCAATTCAATATGAATGATGGTATCTTTCGTAATGTGAACAAATAATTTTTGTGTCTCACATCCAATATGATTGATAATCAGATGATATGCTCCCGGACAAATATTTTTTATAAAATAGAAGCCATTTGAATCTGTTTCAGCATATTGATTGGATTCCTCCATATAGACAGATGCAAATTCTAGTAACAGATTTTCATGCGGATCTGTAATGCTCCCTGAAATTGAAATTTTACATTCTTGAGCAATTAAAGATTCTGGTTGAATCGTCCAGAATCCAACCAGAAATAGTAGCATATTTTTCATTCAATAATCAGATCAAACTGTAATTCAATATCCGTTTCACCGCCAGCATTCTCAATTTTACCATCTTTGACACCAACTGCGTTTTTATTTGGTAAGTGCCTCAGCGTGATGGTAAGAGATCCCTGACTAGCTTCCCCTGTTTGCAGTATTGATTTTTGCCCAATAGGAAAACCATTGGTATCGGTATCATTATACATTGCAGTTACATTTAGTGAATTTGAAGGAGTCAGAAAAAATTGATGATCATTCGCTTCCTGAAGAATTTCTAGGGTAATAGAATCTATTGGATTCACGGATTCATTTAAAAGTAACAATGTGCAATTGTAGCTTGCATTTGATTTTAGTTTTCCTCCAATTATCGTTGGTACCTGTCCTCCATCACCATCAAGATCTCTAAAACTTAATACGACGCTATCATTGCTTGTAGTGGAATGCATACTATAATATACTGTTGTAATTAACTCCGATTCATTTATAATGGGATCTTTAGAACATGAAAACGGAATCATTAGGAGAAAGACTGATAAAACGAGTATATTTTTTAAATTTATTTTTTTCATAAAGTATAGATTATGGGTTTGCTGTAAATGGTAAAACCTTTGCTTTGGTTAAATGATTTCAGCGAATGAATTAAGGTAAAGGATTAAAATATACGTTTGCAATGAATCCTTTTAAGACAAAGGAATAAGCCATTGTTTTTCAAATATTATATATAAAATTAAACTCTAAATTATTGGAATTAAATTTTTAAAAAACTATATAAAATTTGGTAAAAAGTTCGAATTAAATAGCGTAGGGTGGTGCTCGTGTTCTAGCGAATAGCTCTATTCGAGCAGATTTAGAAAGGACAAAAGCGATGCTTTCCTCCAAATGGTATAATTTTTCACTAACTAATTTTGAAGTGCATACATACGTATCAAAATGCAATACTAAATCACACAGTCCACAATGTTTTGACTGCGTTGTAAGATGGAAATCATGTTTGCAACCATTCAAGAGATCATGATGAACCAGTTTTAAATGACAAGGATCATTTTCTGTGGTTGATAGATTTAAATGACAATTTGTATGTTGATGGGTATGTTTATGTCCAATTTCTATTGTTGCAATAAGTAAATTGAGAATATAGAATATTAATAAATAAAGCCCGAATTGGTACTTTTTAATTCTTGAAATTCTATATTTGGTTCCTAAATTGGACATCTTTAGATCTCAAAGATATCATTTTTTTTGTAATGTGAAATCACAAAGTAGAACTCCTTACCTTATTATAGGCTTATTCAGTTAATATTTGATTTTTTAAATGGGAAGTTTCAAAATCCTGAATTAAGATAGTTCTTGGCGATTCTAAGCAAACGAATCCTGTTTTTTGTAAATATTTTTAAAATTTATTTTGTGTTTCGCTAAACATATTACATTTATTTATATATTTGCAGCAGATTCTACACACCGTCTTCCCAATTACAGCTTAATAAGAATTTAAATAATTCAAAATATGAAAGCTGCCTATTTAAGGCTGAATGCTTGCATTTGGCTGTTATTGACTTCGTTTTGCTGGTGTGATAAACTAATCGCAAACGACCTTAGTTTTTTTCTGGAATGCCCTCCTTCCGTAACTATTAATTGTTATGATGATGTTTCCAATCTTGATAAGTGGGGAATTGCTTATGTGTGGTCTAATAATAAAAGGACTCCCGCACCCGCTCCAGTAAAAATAATCTATAATACGAATGCATGTGGAATTGGGACCATCACAAGATATTGGGAGGTAGAAGATCCTTATTGGGTCATCCAAAAATGTAATCAAGTAATTACAATAATTGGAGGGACCACATTTGCTTATGCTGATATTAATTGGCCTCCTGCTTATACTATTGATGGATGTAATCCGAGTACAGATCCTCGTATTTTGCCGACTCCGTACAACTATCCAACTTTTAATAAGTTAAAATGCAGTCAACCAATGTATTCTTACAAGGATAGTAAGTTTACAGTTTCAGATGGTTGTATGAAAGTTCTGCGGGAATGGCATGTTATCGATTGGTGTCAATATAAACCCAATGCTTATCCGGCGGTTGGTTCCTGGTATTACACTCAGGTAATTAAATTGATTGTTTCAGATTCTACAGCAAAATTAATTTGTCCATTAGATACAATCCTGGATTCAAAGGTAAATTGCAAAGGAACCTATGTAAAACTTGATTCTGCAAAAGCTATTTCTAAGTGTGGTTTCATTCTTACGATTCGAAATACATCTCCGTATTCAAAAAACATAGGTCCGGATGCTAGTGGAGATTATCCTTTAGGCACAACCGAGTTTTATTTTATCGCAGAATATGGATGCGGTAAAGAAATTAAGTGTAAGGTTAAAGTAACTGTTCGAAATAAAATCGGACCAATTCCTTATTGTTTAAATGGATTAATTACGGCTTTAATGCCAATCGACACCAATAGAGACGGTAAGCCTGATGATGGAATGATTGAAATTTGGGCTAAAGATTTTAATTTAGGTTCATATCATCCCTGCGGATATAAAAATTTGAAATATTCATTTTCAGCGGATACAAATTTTAAATCAAAAGTTTTCACCTGTGCTGATTTGGGAAAAAATGAGGTTCAAATGTGGGTGACAGATTCTTTGGGTAATCAATCATTTTGTAAGACATACCTCGAAGTACAAAATAATAATGCTAATATTCCTGATTGTAAACGAAAAGATAGTATCCAAACAACCATAGTGGTTGCTGGTTTAGTTTCAGATGGTCAAAATGTATCCTTGCCAGATGTTAAGGTCCTATTAAAAATGAAATCTACATTTCAAATTGTACCAAGAATAGATTTTATTATAAAAACTCGATATGACACCATTGTAACAACTCGCGGACTCAAGTTTTATGTTAAACATAATGATACCACGTTTATAACAAAATATGATACCATTCAAAATCAATGGCAAAAGGAAAACGTATCTTTAAAAGATGGTTCTTTTGGATTTAAGGATCTAATAAAAGCTCAAGATTATTTTTTAAGTTTTTCAAAGCGAGAATTAAGTTCAAAAGGAATTAATATTAACGATGCTATTGTGTTATTAAAGCATATTTCAGGCACAACTACATTGACGGATCCATTGAAAATAATAGCAGCAGATATAAATGTAGATGGTGTTGTCAATGATACTGACTTCGATTTATTGTATGAGATTATATTGGGTACAATTCCTTATGATTATTTGACAAGCCAATGGAGGTTTATTCCTAAAGGTTTTGTATTTAAGAATCCTTTAAATCCATTTGCTGATAATTTTGAAAGTATAACTGAAATTCGTTCGATTATAAGTTCTAAGTTGCATATGGATTATACAGCCATTAAAGTTGGTGAGTTGGATGGAATTGTATCTGGAATTGATGATAATATCCTTCATCATCGGAATTCAATAATTCTTTCAGAAAGGAATGACAAATTTGAACTGGTTAATGTATATCCGAATCCAGTAATGGATGACCCAGTAAATTTTCAATTAAACATAAAGCAGGCTACTCAAATTCAGGTAGAATGGTTTGATGCACAAGGAAATATTTTAAGGACA from Saprospiraceae bacterium carries:
- a CDS encoding DUF2207 domain-containing protein, with product MIKKTSLFTGFLLFCNILLSQDFFYIKDYFVDLKLDKNGDLAVTELIQVYFNSERHGLIREIPLIYKIKSDDSGEFLDDYFNHEVFIKDIQVKDYKFNSQYSQNGIKIKIGDKKIFVNGDQTYEISYLIQNALLTKNGKTELYWNLIGDFWDEEILHAGFKLTLPKEVRLDAQSFNIKTGAYGSTSTDVRSNFQNNIIEGESLIPLGNRSGMTISVLIPEGVIASYPFYKIWFYHFKFLILPILMLFSFFYAWWKHGKDTRLADMVAYLPPKNMDSALAGFAIDIKSNQRDALSLIPYFGSLGYLKIEHEQKKGLFSSDEMTFIKLKELSSDAPAHQKIFFNGLFECGDRVKLSLLKDTFYTTLISTLSAINDAVMNSDYFTKKSVQIYWNSIWLIILTAVLNGVYCFFSGRFLFLAISILLAIILVLFAYLLLKRSESGDESFKEIKGFRKFIRLAEKSKLEFLTKEDPSYFDKTLPYAVAFNCVDEWCGKFNGLAIEPPQWYVSNVPFYNTMHGFNMSAFNESMTSSLSEMRTVMSSQPSSSGSFGSSGGGGGSFSGGGFGGGGGSSW
- a CDS encoding T9SS type A sorting domain-containing protein, giving the protein MKAAYLRLNACIWLLLTSFCWCDKLIANDLSFFLECPPSVTINCYDDVSNLDKWGIAYVWSNNKRTPAPAPVKIIYNTNACGIGTITRYWEVEDPYWVIQKCNQVITIIGGTTFAYADINWPPAYTIDGCNPSTDPRILPTPYNYPTFNKLKCSQPMYSYKDSKFTVSDGCMKVLREWHVIDWCQYKPNAYPAVGSWYYTQVIKLIVSDSTAKLICPLDTILDSKVNCKGTYVKLDSAKAISKCGFILTIRNTSPYSKNIGPDASGDYPLGTTEFYFIAEYGCGKEIKCKVKVTVRNKIGPIPYCLNGLITALMPIDTNRDGKPDDGMIEIWAKDFNLGSYHPCGYKNLKYSFSADTNFKSKVFTCADLGKNEVQMWVTDSLGNQSFCKTYLEVQNNNANIPDCKRKDSIQTTIVVAGLVSDGQNVSLPDVKVLLKMKSTFQIVPRIDFIIKTRYDTIVTTRGLKFYVKHNDTTFITKYDTIQNQWQKENVSLKDGSFGFKDLIKAQDYFLSFSKRELSSKGININDAIVLLKHISGTTTLTDPLKIIAADINVDGVVNDTDFDLLYEIILGTIPYDYLTSQWRFIPKGFVFKNPLNPFADNFESITEIRSIISSKLHMDYTAIKVGELDGIVSGIDDNILHHRNSIILSERNDKFELVNVYPNPVMDDPVNFQLNIKQATQIQVEWFDAQGNILRTNTRSFDKGFQVWEQSVNGFPSTGIFFYRISDGFHFKYGKITRSE
- a CDS encoding DUF983 domain-containing protein, with protein sequence MKSKLASIFSLNCPACRTGDLFPNKSLFFDFSFKMHTRCLHCNESFVREPGFYYGAMFISYIFSAFFSLLFAGILIIGLKIDWHYALFLLTLVLILSFAYLFKVSRSIWIHLFVPFKHKPSKAKEEVLE
- a CDS encoding LemA family protein, with amino-acid sequence MLIVLGVLVFIAIFLYNGLVSAKNAVMDAWSNIDVALKKRYDLIPNLVNTVKGYAAHETGTFERVIAARNAALSVPKGDINGQIAADQTLTASLRQVFALAESYPDLKANTNFLQLQGNLNEIETNLENSRRYYNATVRENNNKVEGFPGVLLARSFGFLTFDFFETDEQSRQNVTVQF
- a CDS encoding type 1 periplasmic binding fold superfamily protein, which codes for MKKINLKNILVLSVFLLMIPFSCSKDPIINESELITTVYYSMHSTTSNDSVVLSFRDLDGDGGQVPTIIGGKLKSNASYNCTLLLLNESVNPIDSITLEILQEANDHQFFLTPSNSLNVTAMYNDTDTNGFPIGQKSILQTGEASQGSLTITLRHLPNKNAVGVKDGKIENAGGETDIELQFDLIIE
- a CDS encoding TonB-dependent receptor, with the protein product MLLFLVGFWTIQPESLIAQECKISISGSITDPHENLLLEFASVYMEESNQYAETDSNGFYFIKNICPGAYHLIINHIGCETQKLFVHITKDTIIHIELEHHAHFLQSVTVKSNRNRSESATQNTIKSNELNKEAGKPLASILEIIPGVYSIKNGSGIAKPVIHGLTGNRVSILNNGIVQAGQQWGSDHAPEIDPFIAQQITVIKGVDVIAYGGNSLGGLILMEPGPIDKDPHFHGSTQVNYQTNGNQIYLASKVEQSTPVFDWRLTAGIKRSGDHKSPEYYLTNTGMKEYSSSIEWNKDKPGKFQHHIYYSLFHSEPGILRGSHIGNLTDLQSAIGAQIPYFTKDHFSYRIESPRQSVTHHLLKLNHQWTRKNQFHEIVYAAQLNHRKEFDVRRGSRSDIPSLDLLLQSYVTEYKSRINLNQQEINYGIQYKFTYNRNQPGTGIFPLIPDYLLHNEGVFMNWKYHFENTSLELGSRYDLSQLNVDYYSTSGVKTIQNANHLFKHFSLAGGIKYNAHNFWNIRFNGGITQRSPEVNELYSYGLHQAVAGIEEGNKELKNEHALKLILTNTISLGSFFNMELSTYYQAIRDFIYLEPQKEFRLTIRGAFPLFLYKQTDARIYGLDALFRIEFNSKLQWVIQYSYLNGYDFKNHRGLVYMPPNQFGSSLFYHLKSIGRFKNVKFEMQGKYVFEQLNLETNQELLIAPPAYFLISPSIETEIKLFSKKFKINAQVENLLNRNYRDYLNRLRYFAAEEGINFRLNLKMEF